A genome region from Camelina sativa cultivar DH55 chromosome 10, Cs, whole genome shotgun sequence includes the following:
- the LOC104717592 gene encoding uridine kinase-like protein 4, with product MGSKNVVDMIETASKVHYSGFHVNGHMNGLEPVSVKDTTSASDDIQRQPFVIGVAGGAASGKTTVCDMIIQQLHDQRVVLINLDSFYHNLTEEELAKVHEYNFDHPDAFDTENLLSCMEKLRQGQAVDIPKYDFKTYRSSVFRRVNPTDVIILEGILLFHDPRVRKLMNMKIFVCTDADVRLARRIKRDTVQNGRDIGTVLDQYSKFVKPAFDDFILPTKKYADIIIPRGGDNHVAIDLIVQHICTKLGQHDLCKIYPNLYVIHSTFQIRGMHTLIRDSQTTKHDFVFYADRLIRLVVEHGLGHLPFTEMQVITPTGCVYSGVDFCKRLCGVSVIRSGESMENALRACCKGIKIGKILIHREGDNGQQLVYEKLPNDISERHVLLLDPILGTGNSAVQAIKLLISKGVPEGNIIFLNLISAPQGVHVVCQKFPRIKIVTSEIENGLNEEFRVIPGMGEFGDRYFGTDDD from the exons ATGGGTTCAAAGAATGTTGTTGACATGATTGAAACCGCCTCCAAGGTTCATTATTCTGGTTTCCACGTGAATGGGCACATGAATGGGTTGGAACCTGTATCAGTTAAGGATACCACTTCTGCATCAGATGATATCCAAAGACAGCCTTTTGTTATAG GTGTTGCTGGAGGCGCAGCATCCGGAAAGACTACTGTTTGTGATATGATCATCCAGCAACTGCATGATCAGCGTGTTGTACTTATTAACCtg GACTCGTTCTATCATAATCTGACTGAAGAAGAACTTGCTAAAGTTCATGAATATAACTTTGACCATCCAG ACGCATTTGACACGGAGAATTTGTTGTCCTGTATGGAGAAATTGAGGCAAGGGCAAGCTGTAGATATTCCAAAATATGATTTCAAAACTTACAGGAGCAGTGTTTTCAGAAGG GTAAATCCTACGGATGTAATCATCCTTGAAGGGATTCTTTTATTCCATGATCCACGTGTCAGAAAATTGATGAACATGAAGATTTTTGTATGCACAG ATGCTGACGTTCGTTTGGCAAGAAGGATAAAAAGAGATACTGTCCAGAATGGTAGGGATATAGGCACAGTACTTGACCAG TACTCAAAGTTTGTGAAGCCTGCTTTTGATGACTTCATTCTTCCGACGAAGAAATACGCAGATATTATAATCCCCCGTGGTGGGGATAATCACGTAGCTATTGACTTAATTGTGCAACATATTTGCACTAAGCTGGGTCAACATGATCTCTGTAAAATATATCCTAATCTCTATGTTATACACTCGACATTTCAG ATAAGAGGGATGCACACCCTTATACGAGATTCTCAGACAACCAAACATGATTTTGTCTTCTATGCTGATCGATTGATTCGGCTG GTTGTAGAACATGGTCTTGGACATCTGCCTTTTACTGAAATGCAAGTTATTACTCCTACAG GATGCGTGTATTCTGGTGTGGATTTCTGTAAACGGTTATGTGGTGTATCTGTGATTAGGAG TGGTGAGAGCATGGAGAATGCGTTGCGAGCATGTTGCAAAGGTATCAAGATTGGGAAGATCCTAATTCACAGAGAAGGCGACAATGGGCAACAG CTTGTCTATGAGAAATTGCCAAACGATATCTCAGAGAGACACGTCCTATTGTTGGATCCTATTCTCGGTACAG GAAACTCAGCGGTTCAAGCTATCAAGCTCCTTATCAGCAAGGGTGTACCCGAGGGAAACATCATATTTCTAAACCTTATCTCA GCACCTCAAGGTGTTCATGTGGTCTGCCAAAAATTTCCACGAATAAAGATAGTGACATCAGAAATCGAAAATGGGTTAAATGAAGAGTTTCGTGTTATTCCTGGTATGGGCGAGTTTGGGGACAGATACTTTGGCACAGACGATGACTAG
- the LOC104717593 gene encoding sufE-like protein 1, chloroplastic/mitochondrial, with translation MAAAAMSCAASLRLLPFKPNLFASSVQYPAKALILRPLKPSELPSFRRTIITFQKISTGNVRPPSASPPSSSEDFQPIEELPPELQEIVKLFQSVQEPRAKYRQLIFYGEHLKPLDPQFKTRENKVEGCVSQVWVRAFFDDQRNVVYEADSDSSITKGLAALLVQGLSGRPVPEILRVTPDFALLLGLQQSLSPSRNNGFLNMLKLMQKKALHLEVKGEEDSSSEESLESSFVPTPETNGGVSVVDKDTESKPSFVEDLGAEDSDGGSDVVALGSRGMRIREKLEKELNPVELEVEDVSYQHAGHAAVRGSAGDDGETHFNLRIVSDAFQGKSLVKRHRMIYDLLQEELKNGLHALSIVAKTPAEV, from the coding sequence ATGGCAGCAGCAGCGATGTCTTGCGCTGCGTCGCTTCGTCTACTCCCCTTCAAACcaaacttgtttgcttcttcaGTCCAATACCCGGCCAAAGCTCTGATTTTGCGACCGCTTAAACCGTCGGAACTCCCTTCATTTCGTCGGACGATCATCACCTTCCAGAAAATTTCAACCGGAAACGTTCGTCCACCATCAGCTTCACCTCCGTCGAGTTCTGAAGACTTTCAACCAATCGAAGAGCTTCCTCCGGAGCTACAAGAGATAGTGAAGCTATTCCAATCGGTACAAGAGCCGAGAGCTAAATACAGGCAGCTTATATTCTACGGTGAACATCTTAAACCACTCGATCCTCAATTCAAGACGAGGGAGAATAAAGTTGAAGGTTGCGTTTCTCAGGTTTGGGTTAGGGCTTTCTTTGATGACCAACGCAACGTTGTCTATGAAGCTGATTCTGATTCGTCTATCACTAAAGGCTTAGCTGCTCTTTTAGTCCAAGGTTTATCTGGTAGACCTGTCCCTGAGATTTTGAGGGTTACACCTGATTTTGCTCTTCTTCTAGGTTTGCAGCAGAGTCTGTCTCCTTCTAGAAACAATGGATTCCTTAATATGCTTAAGCTGATGCAGAAAAAGGCTCTTCATTTGGAAGTCAAAGGTGAGGAAGATTCAAGTTCTGAGGAGAGTTTAGAATCCAGCTTCGTACCTACTCCTGAAACAAACGGTGGAGTAAGTGTTGTTGACAAGGATACGGAGTCCAAGCCTAGTTTTGTTGAGGATTTGGGAGCAGAAGATTCTGATGGTGGCTCAGATGTTGTTGCTTTAGGGAGTAGAGGGATGAGGATAAGAGAGAAATTGGAGAAGGAGTTGAATCCTGTTGAGTTAGAAGTTGAAGATGTTTCTTACCAGCACGCAGGACATGCCGCTGTTAGAGGTAGTGCTGGTGATGATGGGGAAACACATTTCAACTTGCGAATCGTTTCGGATGCTTTCCAAGGCAAAAGCTTGGTCAAGAGGCATAGGATGATATATGACTTGTTGCAAGAGGAGTTAAAGAACGGGTTACATGCTCTCTCTATTGTGGCTAAGACTCCGGCTGAGGTTTGA
- the LOC104717594 gene encoding uncharacterized protein LOC104717594 → MPNLPPLPPPPRLQPSETPPWETPSSVWYTPRTTPWRTPQSTLSTPVSQVVLTKPAAVRFNSLDTEARKDADRVILRQPRNSKTSLWIWCVAGLCFVFSLLLIFLGIATLIVFLAIRPRTPVFDIPNANLHTIYFDSPLFFNGDLSMLVNFTNPNKKIEVRFEKLGIELFFFNRLIAQQVVEPFSQKKRETRLEPIHLISSLVCLPVNHAVELRRQVQNNKIEYEIRGTFKVRAHFGMIHYSYLLHGRCQLQMTGPPTGILLSRSCTTKKQ, encoded by the coding sequence ATGCCAAATCTAccacctcttcctcctccaccgcGGTTGCAACCGTCCGAAACGCCGCCATGGGAGACGCCATCTTCTGTATGGTATACTCCAAGAACCACGCCATGGAGAACACCACAAAGCACGCTGTCAACACCAGTTAGCCAAGTGGTCTTAACAAAGCCAGCAGCGGTTAGATTCAACAGTCTTGATACAGAGGCGAGGAAAGATGCAGATAGGGTGATTCTCCGGCAGCCACGGAATAGCAAGACTAGTCTGTGGATATGGTGTGTTGCcggtttgtgttttgtgttcagCCTTTTACTTATCTTCCTTGGGATTGCTACGTTGATTGTGTTTCTTGCGATTAGACCAAGAACACCTGTTTTTGACATCCCCAACGCCAACCTACACACGATCTACTTTGACTCTCCACTGTTTTTCAATGGCGATTTGTCCATGCTGGTGAATTTTACCAACCCTAATAAGAAGATTGAAGTGAGGTTTGAGAAGCTTGGGattgagctcttcttcttcaatagaTTGATTGCACAGCAAGTGGTCGAGCCATTCTCACAGAAAAAGCGCGAGACGAGGTTGGAACCAATCCATCTGATCTCTAGTTTGGTATGCTTGCCTGTAAACCACGCGGTGGAACTCAGGAGACAGGTGCAAAACAACAAGATAGAATATGAAATTAGAGGTACCTTCAAAGTCAGAGCTCATTTTGGAATGATTCATTACTCTTATCTGCTACACGGGAGGTGCCAACTTCAGATGACCGGTCCACCAACCGGAATCCTGCTATCTCGTAGCTGCACGACGaagaaacaatga
- the LOC104717596 gene encoding nicotianamine synthase 1-like, with translation MACQKTLFEKQILDLYDQISKLKSLKPSENVDTLFRQLMSTCLPTETNIDVKKMCPKFQAIRTNLIKLRSEAEGFSEKHFSTILGSVEDNPLHHLDLYPYYTNYLKLSKVEFDLLTQHTSHVPTKIAFIGSGSMPLTSVVLAKFHLPNTTFYNIDIDPQANSLASCLVSRDPDLPNRMIFHTTDILDATEILRGYDVVFLASLVGVDKEAKVKVIEHLENHMAPQSLLILRSARGLRSFLYVDVDPCDLKGFEVLAIYHPSMSDGFVNSVMVARKLND, from the coding sequence ATGGCTTGCCAAAAGACTCTATTCGAGAAGCAAATTCTTGACCTGTACGACCAAATATCTAAACTCAAGAGCCTTAAGCCTTCCGAAAATGTAGACACCTTGTTCAGACAGCTCATGTCCACGTGCTTGCCGACGGAGACAAACATCGACGTCAAGAAGATGTGCCCAAAATTCCAAGCCATCAGAACCAATCTCATCAAGCTACGTAGTGAAGCCGAAGGATTTTCGGAGAAACACTTCTCCACGATCTTAGGATCTGTCGAAGACAACCCACTTCACCATTTAGATCTCTATCCTTACTACACAAACTACCTCAAACTTAGTAAGGTCGAGTTCGATCTCCTCACGCAACACACGAGCCATGTCCCGACGAAGATCGCTTTCATCGGTTCCGGTTCTATGCCCTTAACATCCGTCGTCTTGGCTAAGTTTCACCTCCCAAACACGACGTTTTACAACATCGACATCGATCCTCAAGCCAATTCCCTTGCTTCCTGCCTTGTCTCACGCGATCCCGACCTCCCCAATCGCATGATCTTTCACACAACGGATATACTCGATGCCACGGAGATTCTACGTGGCTACGATGTCGTTTTCTTGGCATCTCTTGTTGGGGTGGACAAAGAAGCCAAAGTCAAAGTCATTGAACACTTGGAGAATCACATGGCTCCTCAATCTCTTCTCATCCTTAGGAGTGCACGAGGCCTTAGATCTTTCCTATACGTAGACGTTGATCCTTGCGATCTAAAAGGTTTCGAGGTCTTGGCGATTTATCACCCGTCTATGTCTGATGGCTTTGTGAACTCCGTGATGGTCGCACGCAAACTCAATGATTGA